Proteins encoded by one window of Streptomyces sp. NBC_01707:
- a CDS encoding SagB family peptide dehydrogenase, which produces MSGLDASCCQAEDLIEDFSHPIREVLSLYREARVTSDHSGVTRVYSGSRGINLGSLTLGQSSLLEVLSTRLEDSDTLLDIVRRKEGEQALLGVRELLQKLRAGGWVSTTLKAGETKILTFRPLGPAVPVALHPAVDPFEFRMSRFVMLRADTSGMVMESPLAHVAVEIHDAALVGLLASLKNQETDDTRGAHIHPTGWREAVPEVLGALARNGFLVPRDGGHEREFRFTQWTPHELLFHSRTRGGRHDAPFGGTYWAVGTFDPLPAVAPPFDGPVIKLPRANLQELRTGDRTLTEALEDRRSLRLHDDAVPLTITQLGEFLYRCARNRDSYNDGMQQLGDRPYPSGGRTYELEVYPLVNCVNGVPPGLYHYDPDQHQLELMRRPGPALRRLSEMSRLTAQMPSPPQVTLLITARFGRVMWKYSAMGYAMTLKHVGVLYQVMYSVATAMGLAACGLGSGDSDAFAAATGLSWETESTVGEFLLGSRHPAAA; this is translated from the coding sequence GTGAGCGGACTCGATGCTTCCTGCTGCCAAGCGGAGGATCTCATCGAAGATTTTTCACACCCCATTCGCGAAGTTCTGTCTCTTTATCGTGAGGCTCGGGTGACGTCGGATCATTCCGGTGTTACCCGAGTATATTCCGGAAGTCGTGGCATAAACCTTGGATCTCTGACATTGGGTCAGAGTTCACTTCTGGAAGTATTGTCCACCAGGTTAGAGGACAGCGATACGCTGCTGGATATCGTCCGGAGGAAAGAAGGAGAGCAGGCTCTTCTCGGGGTGCGCGAGTTGCTGCAAAAGCTGCGAGCGGGCGGCTGGGTCTCGACCACACTGAAGGCGGGAGAGACGAAAATCTTGACCTTCAGACCGCTCGGACCGGCAGTTCCGGTCGCCCTCCATCCTGCGGTTGACCCCTTCGAATTTCGAATGTCCCGATTCGTCATGTTGCGCGCCGACACTTCGGGTATGGTCATGGAATCTCCCCTGGCGCATGTTGCGGTTGAAATTCACGATGCCGCGCTCGTGGGCTTGCTGGCCTCACTGAAAAACCAGGAAACAGATGACACAAGGGGGGCGCATATTCACCCCACAGGATGGCGTGAGGCGGTTCCCGAGGTGCTGGGTGCACTGGCTCGCAACGGATTTCTTGTTCCACGCGACGGCGGCCACGAGCGCGAGTTCAGATTTACTCAATGGACTCCCCATGAGCTGCTGTTTCATAGTCGAACTCGCGGTGGACGCCATGACGCACCCTTCGGGGGAACCTATTGGGCGGTAGGGACTTTTGACCCGCTGCCTGCAGTAGCTCCACCATTCGACGGACCTGTCATCAAACTTCCTCGGGCAAATCTTCAGGAACTGCGCACGGGCGACCGAACTCTCACTGAAGCACTGGAGGATCGTCGGTCGCTGCGACTACACGACGACGCGGTACCGCTCACCATCACTCAGCTCGGCGAGTTCCTCTACCGCTGTGCTCGTAACCGGGACTCTTACAACGACGGAATGCAGCAGTTGGGCGACCGGCCCTATCCGTCAGGAGGTCGTACCTACGAGCTGGAGGTCTATCCCCTCGTCAATTGTGTCAATGGGGTTCCGCCAGGCCTGTACCACTACGACCCCGATCAACATCAGCTCGAGCTAATGAGGCGGCCGGGGCCCGCCCTGCGGCGCCTGTCCGAGATGTCTCGCCTAACGGCACAGATGCCTTCTCCTCCGCAGGTGACACTCCTGATCACTGCACGGTTCGGGCGGGTCATGTGGAAGTACTCCGCCATGGGGTACGCGATGACACTCAAGCATGTAGGGGTGCTCTATCAGGTCATGTACAGCGTCGCCACGGCTATGGGGTTGGCGGCCTGCGGCCTGGGAAGTGGTGATTCCGACGCCTTTGCCGCCGCTACGGGGCTGTCGTGGGAAACCGAGTCGACCGTGGGTGAGTTTCTCCTCGGGAGCAGACACCCCGCGGCAGCGTGA
- a CDS encoding YcaO-like family protein, translating to MTEMTEATTFNSVQAGERENELSDAFRHGISAARALGLEARFIPVLDSDPGAWACELRNGEERVQDGFGLGKGGREAARVGALFEALEHYVSEKDYFDPGSVRSERAHTLSRADGALNQDQAVQLFNEFPDGDIGCLEYEEISSGSSISVPIFLSTPGYVDADPSFRAALGDTYDYSAVWRYSSNNGWASGVTAAEATVHALNEVVERDAFSMLLIHQFLRRPRQPLRVVDRSTLPPELSRLVELADEVTGRTVYLIDMTSDLSVPSYLAFLPPKNGDPARIRGCGASLSSDHAAQRALSELIQIQGAAQFKDSESVFPSAMFPRHDGTREYPALRACRLADFAGRLPTADMVSFESTSHPATPQEHLDELLRQLSGQGYSVLRRQAVTPEGLAVVNIFVPGLERFMLVTDGVLVLPGPRGRSFMGG from the coding sequence ATGACGGAAATGACTGAGGCAACGACCTTCAATTCTGTACAGGCAGGCGAGCGGGAGAACGAACTTTCCGACGCATTTCGGCACGGAATATCTGCCGCTCGGGCCCTGGGGCTGGAAGCTAGATTTATCCCCGTCTTGGACAGTGATCCCGGCGCTTGGGCATGCGAATTGCGGAATGGCGAAGAGAGAGTTCAGGACGGCTTCGGCCTCGGGAAGGGAGGGCGGGAGGCGGCGCGAGTGGGCGCACTGTTCGAGGCGCTTGAACACTACGTGAGTGAAAAAGATTACTTCGATCCCGGCTCGGTACGAAGCGAACGGGCCCACACTCTGTCGCGCGCCGATGGTGCATTGAATCAAGATCAAGCAGTTCAATTATTCAACGAATTTCCCGATGGAGATATCGGATGCCTTGAGTACGAAGAAATCTCGTCAGGCTCGAGCATTTCCGTCCCGATCTTTCTGTCTACCCCCGGGTACGTCGATGCCGACCCGTCGTTTCGTGCGGCTCTCGGTGACACCTACGACTACTCCGCGGTGTGGCGGTACTCCAGCAACAACGGCTGGGCTTCGGGTGTCACGGCGGCCGAGGCCACTGTGCATGCACTCAATGAAGTAGTGGAACGTGACGCTTTCTCGATGTTGCTGATCCACCAGTTCCTTCGCCGCCCGCGTCAACCATTGCGTGTCGTGGACAGGAGTACTCTCCCCCCAGAGCTCTCGAGGCTGGTGGAACTTGCCGACGAAGTCACCGGCAGAACCGTTTACCTGATCGACATGACCTCAGATTTATCGGTCCCTTCCTATCTCGCCTTCCTGCCTCCGAAGAACGGAGACCCTGCTCGCATACGCGGTTGTGGTGCATCCCTGTCATCCGATCATGCGGCGCAGCGGGCGCTTAGCGAACTCATCCAGATCCAAGGGGCCGCACAGTTCAAGGACTCGGAGAGTGTCTTCCCTTCTGCGATGTTCCCCCGCCACGACGGTACTCGGGAGTACCCGGCGTTGCGGGCCTGCCGGCTAGCAGATTTCGCTGGTCGCCTACCGACCGCCGACATGGTTTCGTTCGAGTCGACGAGCCATCCAGCAACTCCCCAAGAGCATCTCGATGAGCTGCTGCGCCAGCTCTCCGGGCAGGGATACTCGGTTCTCCGTCGCCAGGCCGTGACACCGGAGGGCCTCGCTGTTGTCAACATCTTCGTCCCAGGACTGGAGCGCTTCATGCTGGTGACCGACGGCGTCCTGGTCCTTCCTGGCCCCCGTGGGCGAAGTTTCATGGGGGGCTGA